The sequence TTGCATCCCATAACTGGAACCCATCCAAGTAAAGCATATCATGAGCAATGAAAGCAAGTTGATAAACATGAAGAACATATCCCCTCCATAGAACATCTGGAATATACAGGGGAAAGCAAAAAAGAGCAGCCTGTAACGAATGCATGCTTACAAATGAAAGATGAAAATTTGCAGTTTAAAGTCATGACATAAAGCTCCAATAAATATTGGTAATCTGATGCAGGAAACTCCATAATTGAGCCACTAAACTGAAGATCAATCATAAAAGGTTGGATAAAGTAAAAGCTCTAACATGCGATCTATACACACCTTCACAACACCATCATAGTCAGTTGAAGCCAGATAATTTTTGATATAGGTGTTCCAGCAAATGCAACTAAGCTTTGATTTGTTTGACATTTCAATCACTGGATAATGGATATCAACAGAATCATTTAAAAGTGAATTAAACTCAAATATCTTTATCTTCTTTGACACTCCGGCGGTAGCAAAATAGTCCATGTCTCGATCAAAACTCAGAGAGCAAATTACATTTGCAGAGTTGTTGAAATCCCCAGTTCTTAGTAGGCCACGTACTTCAAACTTACTATAACGAGCATACTTGCACAAACCATCAAAAAAGGATCCAAGACAATCAgttggattttctttttcatcacCCTCCAATGCAAAATAACAATTCTCACGATTCCTTAGTACATCCATGTCTTGGTTTGTGGTCGCATCAGTCTTTGGAAGCTGGATTTGCGATCTCATGGAGAAGTAAGCACTTTCAAGTTGTCTGATAATGTTGTTCAACCTCATGTCATTTGTTCTGGAGACACATGATAATTGGTTCGCTAAGGATTTCTCTAAACAGTTCCTCCTTGCAACCTCTCCAATATCAGCTTCTATGCACCTAATTTCATCTGCTAACTTAGAGGCATGGTTCTGCTTATGCTCTTTTAGCAAGCAGAGGAAATGCAATAACAATTCTGATTCAGCATCATCTTGGTCAATGGAAGATGACAATTCTTCTACAGACACCTCCTGTAATCCATTAATCACTTCAGATTGTAGGATTTCCCTGtcacacaaaaagaaaaaccagaACATTACACTAGAGTGCATACTTTTAACAACCAATAAAATGCACTGTGGTTTGGGAATGAACATCAGTCCATAAAACTTTAAATACTTGTCTCACTAGGATTTAGGTGAAGATGAATGATTACTCCAACTAAAAAATGCAATGTTCCACTGGATTTATATCAAAAAGAAGACACCACTACTGTACTCAGAAAGCCAAATTTCTGTTTCAGGTCAGATAATCCCTTGCTAGTCCAATTCCCCCAGGCAAAAACCAACTGTGCATATGCAGTCATATAAGTACTAGAAGCttctcacacacacacacacacaaaaaaaacaaaaaatcacaacaacaacaataagtaaaaaattaataaataagaaagaaagaacatagagaaaaaaagaaagaaagaaagaaagtctCCACATGCATGAGGATTGTGTGAAGACAGGGATCACATTCACATTTAACCAATAAATGAAATGCAAAGTTGATGTTGACACTTATAAAGTATATCAACCACACTGATTTCTTGCAAGTGCACGCTGATAAGTACCgaattaaaaatttgtcataaaaatataaactcttGCAACTCTACACATCATGCTACTCCAACAATTTAACAATTGTTGCCCAAATAGAATGTGATTACTAAAATCATGTCTTCCAACGACATTTAAcattttatgaattaaaagGGTATGCATACCTTGTTGTTGGACGTGATGAAGGTTCTGGATGAATTAGCCAAAGGCAAAATCCAGCTTCCTTTGGATTTTCTGATAAAAAATGGGGAGGAAGAATCCGGTGGCGCAGGTCTGCCATTGCTGTAGCATGTCCTCGTTCAGAATCAAAATGACCAAGCAGCTGAAAGAGTAAACACAAATCAATCAAATAACTTGCAgtgcttttatttaattccttCCACTCATAGTCGGTCTCATTAGCAACGCATCTTGAAGAAGTACCAAAAGAAGACATAGAATAAAACAAATCCGGTtccaaaatttgaaaataataccATATGTGGAAGAGCTGAAGCAGTAGTGGAGCAAGATAAGATTTCAGAGGGTTGGAAACATGATAGATGCAtactataaaaagaatatttctttgaatattggaaaagaaaaaaaatcagttCACTCTTGATTGCTTCGACATTGTTACTTTATTTACAATGACAAATtgagattttaaataaattatcacaAAATTCATAGAATACTTTTAGTTAAGAGGTTAAATTCACtcatggaaaaaagaaatatttatttcattaacaAAAGccaataaacaaaagaaaaattaaaagaactacaaatatttcattttaaattaagattcaaaacaaatgaaaaatcTCTTATAAGAGTCCTTTTTGGAGGAAACTGTGTGCTTATTAAGCATATATGCTAGTGGGAGCTATTGGGATCTGGGGGCTGTGTTCCCCTCTAGTCCCCACATAGCTCCACCATTGAATTGGAGGAAAATCACCACTATATTTAACAGTATACGACATAAACCTTTGCACATGTAAATACAAACGAGCAACAATATACTTGTGCAGTATACTACAAACAATATGGGTTCAatctaaaagaataattctGAAAACTACATAAAGAAAATGGCTCGAATGTAGAATAAAGGGGAATAAAACTAGTTTTATGCAGAAAACATAAAACtagttttaaatgaaataaggTGATTTCTATAGCTCAAAACCTAGAATGATATTATCAAGAATGTCAACATTTACCAAATGTATGGAAATCTTTCCACCAAAAGAGTCTTAGAACACTATAATATGCCTTTCTTTCTAATCGTGGTAATATTTCCCATAATATTACTTTCAAACAAAGAGGCATTTTGAGGATgaaagtaattttatagtataatCTGGACTAGGTACTAATGGATTTTAGTTTTCGGTTTCAAAATGATGCATTTAACATTTCATAGGAACACTAACCCACCATAATTTAGTAGGAGCAAAATCATAGAACTCACAACAAAAGTTCAGGAATGATTGCAAAAATAACTCTTCATACCTCAAATAGTAGAACACCTAAACTATAGATATTTGATGACATTGTGCAGATTCCCTCACTTAGCTCCTCCGGACTTGCATACCACTTATCTTCCAACCTGTCAGTAATGGATGCCAACTGCTGTTGAGCTGCATTCGACAGCTGATGGCTGATCCTACCCTGAATTCTGTATTCTGTATTTGGTATATGTTCTGCAACTTCACTACGAGAATCTTGTGTACTGGCTAGACCAAGGTCACCATCATTGGCAGTTTCAAATTTTAAGCCATGTTTTGCAGTAAATAGAGGCCACTGCCTAAGAGAATTTGCATTCTCACTGAACTTTTGCTTCTTCGCAAGTATACCAACAAAGGGAAAAATTCCCTGCTCTGCTGCCCGTCTCCTAGCTACATGATTCTCTGTGGAAGGCACATCTCGATCCATAGCTCTGTCAAACGTATCTTTTTCCACAGCTGAGCCAATATAGTTAACCTGATTGGATTGCAACAACTTGAAGCAAGAGGGCCGTAAATCATGTAAAGCAACTCCCTTGGAGTGAGAGTAATCCACCAGATCAACAATTCGTTTAAATATATGCAGGCAGTCAACTTTATTCACTTTATGCTGCCGTGCATTCAGCCAATGTTGCAGACCAATTCCATCATGATCTGCACCAGCAGGCCTTGGCCCAGTGATACCAAAGGAACATGGCAATGTGGTTTTCACACCTAAATTAAGTGAAGAATTAGAAGCTGCCAAAGTAACAGTAGCCGCCTTTCCAGTATTCTCATTTCTTGGAGCAAGTTTTGCACCTTCATGGGTTGGGCCTCGAAAAATTATCCCTTTACCCTTCAACGTACTTTTTACAAAATACTCTGAGAATCCTGATTTTGATAAAATCTTTGTCCGAATACCACCATGAGAGATCATATTTTGGGAAAGACCTTTATTTTTAGCATTTGCTGATTGTTCCACAACTTCATTGCAGTCATCACTTGAAGTTTTGTGGCTCAAAAACACAGGGGAAGATGCATACCTCGCATCCTCCAAAGGACTTGACATTTCCTGACCATTGTCCCGGTATAAAGTTTTGGTACATGAGCTCCCAATTCCTGATGCACCTCCAAGTTGATAAAGATGCTGCCACTGACCCTGCCTAGTTTGAATTCTTTCCCTAAAGTTTGACGTTCCGACTATAGCTAGGTTTGAACTATCATAATTTCTCACTGTTAATTCTTCAACCATGTTTCCAGCATTGTCCATAAAACGAGGGTTAGTGCACAGCTGTTCAGATGCATCCATAGGGACTCCACTCCTATTCAGATTCTTGGCATCCAAAATATCTGCAAGTACGTGAAATGAGCTCTCCGTATAATCACCTTCACCAGGTATAATTATCTCGTGAGATTCCAAAACGTTGGAGCTTTCAGGTGGTTTTATGGAATATTCATTCTCTTTGCTATAGAGGTGTGCCCTCTCGTTCATGTTGAGTGGAGCCATTTCATCGCCCAATCCTTCATCCATATTATCCAAATATACTACTCCTCAACGTCCAATCATCTACAcgcacacacacatatatatataaataacttGCAGTAAGAATTTTCAACAATCATGTGTATCATCATTCATCAAATAACTTTACTAAGCTGAGAATAAGCAAAGTTAATAATACTAGACATAAGTCAAAAAAAGGTACCATAGAAATCAAAAGATCAAGCAATTCACTTCGGTAGAATGCTCACAACTTCAAAATGCAAGTGACTAAGCAGTAACAACTGGACAGAGTTAGACAGTAAACTTCACTTACATAAcagggaaaaggaaaagaaataaccaaaaatataaaaatagaactGGAAAACTAAAACacgaaataatcaattaatgcaataaatgaaacaaaaatagCCATAAAAAGCGAAGAAATCTATAAGCCTTACCAAAAAAAACACCCCAAAATTTCATTATTCGTTTCCATTTCTTTGAGTCAATTTTCTCAGCAACCAAATAGAAATCaacttcaaattaaaaaaaaaaaaaaaaaaaaaggaaattagcAGCGCCGAAGGAGAAATAAACAAGTAATTCCACTATAGCAAAACCGAAGAGAAGGATTTTGTACAGCAAGAGATGAGGAGGGCAAAAAAGGAACGCCGATGAAACTGAAAACCCTAGAAAGGACTGAAACAGGAAGATTTAAGAGAGGGAAAGAACTTGCCTGAAttgggaaaaaaataaaataaaatatctttcgCTTCTGTTTCTCTTTCACAAGTCCCAACTtcagaatttttcttttagctaaATTGtaaagataatttaaaaactacacatttttttaatatatatatatatataagatatcctttaaattaaactaaatgcTGATCTATGgaaagttaataaaatttgaaagttattttcttttttcggtGAATTATAGAACCacgtatttattttatatttttaccgGAATGCCATTCTATTTACAGCACAGATTTTATTGCTTAGTTCCGTAGTTTGTATATAAAGTCAGTCT comes from Ricinus communis isolate WT05 ecotype wild-type chromosome 5, ASM1957865v1, whole genome shotgun sequence and encodes:
- the LOC8287736 gene encoding protein SPA1-RELATED 2 isoform X1, with protein sequence MDEGLGDEMAPLNMNERAHLYSKENEYSIKPPESSNVLESHEIIIPGEGDYTESSFHVLADILDAKNLNRSGVPMDASEQLCTNPRFMDNAGNMVEELTVRNYDSSNLAIVGTSNFRERIQTRQGQWQHLYQLGGASGIGSSCTKTLYRDNGQEMSSPLEDARYASSPVFLSHKTSSDDCNEVVEQSANAKNKGLSQNMISHGGIRTKILSKSGFSEYFVKSTLKGKGIIFRGPTHEGAKLAPRNENTGKAATVTLAASNSSLNLGVKTTLPCSFGITGPRPAGADHDGIGLQHWLNARQHKVNKVDCLHIFKRIVDLVDYSHSKGVALHDLRPSCFKLLQSNQVNYIGSAVEKDTFDRAMDRDVPSTENHVARRRAAEQGIFPFVGILAKKQKFSENANSLRQWPLFTAKHGLKFETANDGDLGLASTQDSRSEVAEHIPNTEYRIQGRISHQLSNAAQQQLASITDRLEDKWYASPEELSEGICTMSSNIYSLGVLLFELLGHFDSERGHATAMADLRHRILPPHFLSENPKEAGFCLWLIHPEPSSRPTTREILQSEVINGLQEVSVEELSSSIDQDDAESELLLHFLCLLKEHKQNHASKLADEIRCIEADIGEVARRNCLEKSLANQLSCVSRTNDMRLNNIIRQLESAYFSMRSQIQLPKTDATTNQDMDVLRNRENCYFALEGDEKENPTDCLGSFFDGLCKYARYSKFEVRGLLRTGDFNNSANVICSLSFDRDMDYFATAGVSKKIKIFEFNSLLNDSVDIHYPVIEMSNKSKLSCICWNTYIKNYLASTDYDGVVKLWDANTGQGVYQYNEHERRAWSVDFSQVYPTKLASGGDDCTVKLWSINEKNSLGTIRNIANVCCVQFSCHSTHLLAFGSADYRTYCYDLRNVRTPWCVLAGHDKAVSYVKFLDRGTLVTASTDNSLKLWDLNKASSSGLSNNACTLTLSGHTNEKNFVGLSVADGYIACGSETNEVYAYHRSLPVPITSHKFGSIDPISGKETDDDNGQFVSSVSWRGKSDMLIAANSTGCIKVLQVV
- the LOC8287736 gene encoding protein SPA1-RELATED 2 isoform X2, with product MDEGLGDEMAPLNMNERAHLYSKENEYSIKPPESSNVLESHEIIIPGEGDYTESSFHVLADILDAKNLNRSGVPMDASEQLCTNPRFMDNAGNMVEELTVRNYDSSNLAIVGTSNFRERIQTRQGQWQHLYQLGGASGIGSSCTKTLYRDNGQEMSSPLEDARYASSPVFLSHKTSSDDCNEVVEQSANAKNKGLSQNMISHGGIRTKILSKSGFSEYFVKSTLKGKGIIFRGPTHEGAKLAPRNENTGKAATVTLAASNSSLNLGVKTTLPCSFGITGPRPAGADHDGIGLQHWLNARQHKVNKVDCLHIFKRIVDLVDYSHSKGVALHDLRPSCFKLLQSNQVNYIGSAVEKDTFDRAMDRDVPSTENHVARRRAAEQGIFPFVGILAKKQKFSENANSLRQWPLFTAKHGLKFETANDGDLGLASTQDSRSEVAEHIPNTEYRIQGRISHQLSNAAQQQLASITDRLEDKWYASPEELSEGICTMSSNIYSLGVLLFELLGHFDSERGHATAMADLRHRILPPHFLSENPKEAGFCLWLIHPEPSSRPTTREILQSEVINGLQEVSVEELSSSIDQDDAESELLLHFLCLLKEHKQNHASKLADEIRCIEADIGEVARRNCLEKSLANQLSCVSRTNDMRLNNIIRQLESAYFSMRSQIQLPKTDATTNQDMDVLRNRENCYFALEGDEKENPTDCLGSFFDGLCKYARYSKFEVRGLLRTGDFNNSANVICSLSFDRDMDYFATAGVSKKIKIFEFNSLLNDSVDIHYPVIEMSNKSKLSCICWNTYIKNYLASTDYDGVVKMFYGGDMFFMFINLLSLLMICFTWMGSSYGMQILVKGFTNTMSTKGGLGLLTSLKFIRQN